One Malania oleifera isolate guangnan ecotype guangnan chromosome 10, ASM2987363v1, whole genome shotgun sequence genomic region harbors:
- the LOC131166809 gene encoding AAA-ATPase At2g46620 — translation MVCFDLLNCFLICKSKIMILNHAFLVVIYIACIFVFLRVILPRTSLVFVVKQCVESIEDWFRVFQFFRVPQFDHNFQENQLYRKISVYVNSLASIEDSDFTNIFSGRKSGEIVLGLHPNQTVRDSFLGARVSWVNEERGDCRSFVLKIRRRDKHRILRPYLQHIHAVSDEIGQGRKELKLYVNTQDHGRHRNGRWMSVPFTHPATLDTIAMDSDLKNRVKSDLESFLKSKQYYHRLGRVWKRSFLLYGPPGTGKSSFIAAMAKFLRYDIYDIDLSKLSRDSDLKTLLLQTTKRCVIVVEDLDRFAVEKSQAVWLSGLLNFMDGIFSTCCGEEKVMVFTMSEKEQIDFSMLRPGRIDAHIHFPLCDFKAFRTLANSYLGLKDHKLFPQVEEIFESGGSLSPAEIGELMIMNRSSPSRALKSVISALQIDGDKRRVSKMGQRLEDDESKQFGDSSDSSVTCRETVPPVREFRKLYGLLKMSIRKSGSFHR, via the coding sequence ATGGTTTGCTTTGATCTTCTTAATTGTTTTCTAATCTGCAAATCGAAAATCATGATTCTGAACCACGCTTTCCTTGTGGTGATTTACATTGCTTGTATATTCGTCTTTCTTCGTGTAATTTTACCCAGAACTTCTTTGGTTTTCGTTGTAAAGCAATGTGTCGAATCGATTGAGGATTGGTTTCGTGTGTTTCAGTTCTTCAGAGTCCCGCAGTTCGACCACAATTTCCAGGAAAATCAACTTTACCGGAAAATTTCAGTCTATGTAAATTCTTTAGCTTCAATTGAAGATTCAGACTTTACCAACATTTTTTCGGGGAGGAAATCCGGCGAGATCGTCCTCGGTCTCCATCCCAATCAGACGGTCCGCGATTCTTTCCTCGGTGCCAGAGTTTCTTGGGTGAACGAAGAGAGAGGCGATTGCAGGTCCTTCGTTTTGAAGATCCGAAGGCGAGATAAGCACCGGATCCTGCGTCCTTATCTGCAACACATTCACGCAGTTTCCGATGAGATCGGACAGGGGAGGAAGGAGCTGAAGCTCTACGTGAACACTCAGGATCACGGTCGCCACAGGAATGGACGGTGGATGTCCGTCCCCTTTACTCATCCCGCAACCCTCGACACCATCGCCATGGACTCGGATCTGAAGAACCGGGTCAAGTCCGACCTCGAATCCTTCCTCAAGTCCAAACAGTACTATCACCGATTAGGCCGCGTTTGGAAACGAAGTTTTTTGCTTTACGGACCTCCCGGCACCGGAAAGTCGAGCTTCATCGCTGCCATGGCCAAGTTCCTCCGCTACGACATCTACGACATCGATTTATCAAAGCTCTCCCGCGACTCGGATCTGAAGACTCTTTTGTTGCAGACGACGAAGAGATGTGTGATTGTCGTCGAAGATCTAGACCGGTTTGCCGTGGAGAAATCGCAGGCGGTGTGGCTATCGGGTTTACTGAACTTCATGGACGGTATATTTAGCACTTGCTGCGGCGAAGAGAAAGTGATGGTGTTCACAATGTCTGAAAAGGAACAGATTGATTTTTCCATGTTAAGGCCTGGGAGAATTGATGCGCATATACATTTCCCTCTCTGTGATTTCAAAGCTTTTAGAACTCTGGCTAATAGTTATTTGGGGCTGAAGGATCACAAGCTATTCCCGCAAGTGGAAGAGATTTTTGAGAGCGGAGGGAGCTTGAGCCCGGCGGAGATCGGTGAGCTCATGATCATGAATCGGAGTTCACCGAGTCGGGCATTGAAATCGGTGATTAGTGCTTTGCAAATCGACGGCGATAAGCGGAGGGTTAGTAAGATGGGGCAGAGGTTAGAGGACGATGAGTCGAAACAGTTTGGGGACTCGAGTGATTCATCCGTTACTTGCAGGGAGACTGTTCCGCCGGTGAGAGAGTTTCGGAAGTTGTATGGATTGTTGAAGATGAGCATCAGAAAATctggatcatttcataggtag